The Arachidicoccus terrestris genome includes the window ATCAAGATATTGGTCCTTTTATTATGGAAATAATCGAACTCAACACTGACATGGTTATTTAACAGGCTCGCATCAAAACCGATATCCATATTATTGGCGGTTTCCCAGGTAAAATTCGGGTTATTCACGACCCACTCAAATAAAGACTTAGTTTCTTCCCCGCCCAGAATATAGCTACCATAACGCATAGATGCCATATACTGGTACTCTGCCAGATTACTGGTGCCTGGAATATAGGCTTCGGCCCCCATCCTACCCCAAGATCCGCGCAGCTTGAAATTATTGATAAAGGACAGGTTATTTTTCCAGAAATTCTCTTCGGAAATACGCCAGGCCAGGCTCACACCCGGAAAGAAACCAAACCTTTTGTCCGGCGGGAAAATATAGGAACCGTCAGAACGCCAGAGGAATTCCGCAATATAACGCTCTTTATAGTTATAGCCCACTCTGCCAAAATAACTCAATCTGGCTCTCTGGTAAAGACCATAGGGATTTCCTGTCGGGCCATCATTGCCAAGGTCTTGCTCTCCCGATCCACCGGCATTAAACTGATCCAGATAAGCAGAGATAAAATACCTGCGAAACGCATAGAAGTCATCATTATCCACTTTTTCACGGCTAACGCCCGCCAGAAATGTCACTTCATGTGCATCACCGAAGGTGCGCTGATAATCGACCAGCCCTGTCAGGTTAACGGCCAGCTGGCTGGCTGCCCACTGCTTCAGCCGGGGATCTGTATATGGGGAGCGAATATGACCTGTAAGGTCAGGTGTCTTACCATCTTCCAGAAAATCGCCGCTTTCCCAGAAATACAAAGTCCATGGAATCTGCCAGAGTTTCCGGCGGCCATGCATTTTATCGATAGAAGCAGTTCCTGTTACTTTAAGACCTTCGACACCGGGGATCTTAATTTCCAGTTTACCATTGGTCTGAAAATAATCTCTTTTATCACGGTCGTAACCCGTAAGGTCAGTGGTGATCACATAGGGGTTCTGACCATATTCAATATCAGGTCCGGGTAATCCGTTAGGCCACACCTCTATTTCGGTCGGTTTACCACGCATCAACATTCTGAAGATATCGCCCGCCCCTAAAGTGGGAAAATGACGATACTCTTCTCTGGCCGTGACACCCAGACTGACTTTCACATATTTATTGATATTCGCTTCCAGATTGATACGCATATCATATTGCTGATAGCCGGTCGCGGAATTCTTATAATAAGCATCCTGATTAAGATAACCCAGTGAGGCCAGATAATGAATATTATCGCTTCCGCCACTTAACTGTACATTATGCCTGGTTTGTGGCGACCAATTTTTAAGGGTCGTACCAAACCAGTCTGTATTGGGATAATGCAAAGGGTCGGAACCGTCCGCATATTTTTTCAGCTCTTCTGTTGTAAAAGCAGCCTCGACCTTGTTATGGTCATCCTTAGTGATATATTGCCCGTCGCTGGCAAATGCAGCAGAGGCGGCGGCCCATTCATCAGTAGGAACATTATCATAGATATTCAGCTCATTGCGGATCTTGCCATATTCCACGGCATCTGACATTTCGGGCGTTCTGGTAGGGCGCTGCAGGCCATAACTAAAATCATAGGACAAGCGCGGCTTACCTGTCTTACCCTGTTTGGTGGTAATCAGGATAACGCCGTTTCCCGCTCTGGAACCATAGATGGCAGCAGAGGCGTCCTTTAACACAGAAACACTCTCAATGTCAGCAGGATTCAGTCTTTCCAAACCACCTGCACGGTTAGGGACACCGTCAATAACGATCAAGGCATCACTATTGCCGAGGGAGTTGGTTCCGCGGATTCTGATTTTAGACCCGTCGTATCCAGGTTCACCGGTGGATTGTACCGCCGTTACCCCAGGCAGACGGCCCGCCAGAGAATTAGAAAGATTGGTCACAGGGGCTTTTTGCAGATCAGTCCCCTGGACAGAGGCGACGGCTCCCGAAATGGTTACCTTCTTTTGCGTACCATACCCGACTACCACAATATCCTGCAGCGTCTTATCCGCCGCCTTCAAATTGACAGTAATGTCGCCGGATTGGCCGGCCAAAGGCAAGGTGACTACTTCAAAGCCAACATAACTGACGGTAATCCGGGAAACTGTATCCGGAATCCGTAAGGAAAAATGCCCTTCGGCATCTGTCAGGGTACCGATTTTCGTGCCGGTTGCCTGGACGGAAGCGCCCGAAATAGGCTGCTGAGTTCCTCCGTCTTGGACAATCCCTTTAATTTCCTTTTGATTTTGCGCTTTTGCACTCCCGACAAGCATAAACAAGCATGCAATGGGTAGTAGCGCTCTGATTTTTGTCAAACAATTCATAGGGTCAAATAATAATGGATGAAGAAATAGATTTACCAAAGCAACAATTTCTCTTAAATGTTAAGAGATGGATAAAGATAGAGAAAGTCTATTGAAATTTAACAGAATTTAAGAAAATAGCAACCGATTGCAATTTTTTGCATAGCAGATCTGAATAATATATCTGGCCAAGGTTTGCGAGAAAGAAAAAAGAACATTCGGCCACAATCAAGCCATAATGATGCTATCTAAAAAGAAGCAGAGAAAGTAAAGAAAAGTCCGCACCTCATAATCGGTCTAAAAACCGGCTGGATTTTTTTGAAAAAAAATCAAGAAAATGCAAAATTTGCATCGAATAGATAGATTAATTCATAGTTATTAATCGTTAGATTGACACTCGAAATATCAGCAGCCTTTTTAAACAAACTTTCCGCTGCGGATCATTTTCTTTAACAGAACAATCTGCCCCATATGATAATAAGCATGTTCAACGATTCCCTGTATGTTGTAAATATTATTACCGTACTGACGGTCCTGAAAATCGTTTAATAACTGATCGTCATTCATCAACCGGATCGTAGCAGCAAACTTCTCCGCATGGTTATAAAACGACTCCAGTAGCTGTTGCCAACTGTCCACCGACGGCAAGGTCTCGATATCAAAACCATTTTTTGCATTGGAGGGCAGCATCTCACCCTGAAGCCGCTTCAAAACGATGGAGACATAATAATCCAGATGATATATGATACCGGCAATGGTATTGAGCGGATCGATCTTCGTATTTGCTTCCTCCAGCGTAACATCTGAAAGCACATGCTTAAAATCTACTTCCGTCCAGTTTTTCCCAAAATAGGCATTCATCATAAATTGACCTAGTTGATCTGCGGTGTTTTCCATAATTTCTAAGCTTTATATTCACCTAAGGTAGGAACAAATACGGTTCCTGCCCCATTTTGCCACTGCTTATTCTCCCACCAGAATAGAATGGCGGACTTGTTCCAATCCATCTGCTTTCATATCCAGTTCAATATGTCCTTTACTAACTTTAGGTTCAATGATAGCCACGATCTTTCCTTTCCACGTTTTATATACATTCCCTTTGGGAGATAATAATCCAGCCTGGTACCCGTTACTAAGGCCAACAAGTGTTGCAGGACCTTTAACTGAAAATACAACATTTTGGTCGTCGTTTGGGACTAAAACACCATTTTCATCCGTTAACCGGACAGTTACAAAGATTAAATCACCGATAATGCCTCTGAAATAAGCCTGGTCCACACTGGCAACGAGTCTCGCCGCAGGCCCACCTGTCTTGATTTCCTGGGTGAGTACCGTAACACCGTCTTTTCTGGAAATCGCTTCCAGTTTACCCGCCTTGAACGGTACGCGCCAACTGACATGTAACGGTGTGTCACCTGCCTTTCCATCCCCTTTACTTCTCTTACCCAGGGACTGGCCATTCAGCAATAACTCCACTTCATCCGCCTGACTATAGTAGGCCCATACATTTACCGTATCGCCTGGTTTCCAGTTCCAGTGCGGGAAGACATGCAAAACCGGCTTATCGGCCCATTCGCTCTGATACATGTAATACACGTCTTTATGCAAACCCGCCAAATCGATAATGCCGCAATAAGCACTTCTGGCAGGGAAAGGATATGGCAAAGTTCCACCCATGTAGTCAAAACCGGTCCATACAAAGCCACCGGCAATAAAATCTCTACTCCTGATGCTTTGCAGGGCAGTCTCGTGAGTCATGCCCCATGGCGCGGCATATCTGTCGTAGGCACCGACGGCCCAATGGGTACCAGTCGTATCCGCATACCGCCGGCGCGGATTTTTGGGTAAATACACGGTAGAATCGGGAATCTTGACATCGTATTCATTCCGCGTACCCAGTGCATCTGCCGTTTCTGTTGCTAGAAACGGGCGGCCGGGGTAGAAATGCGGTAAAGAATCATAGCCTTCGCTATGATAATTAAAGCCCAGTACATCCAAAATACCGGAACCGGCCAGCTTATTCTCCCCCGGTTCAAGTATACGCATAGCTGCCGTGACGGGTCTGGTGCTATCCAGATTTTTAATAACGGCCACCATCCCCTTTGCCATGCGAACGCTTACGATATCCGATTCCAAATGTCCTGTATTGCCCAGTGACCATAACATCACACTCGGGTGTGAACGGTCTCTTTTAATAAAGCCGGCGAGTTGCTGCAGGTAAATATGAGTGGCGTTGGAATCTTTATCCGCCTCAGCAGCCAGCGATCGCCAGTCATCAAAAGCTTCGTCCATTACCAAAAAACCCATCGAATCACATAAAGAGAGCATCTCCGGAGCAGGTGGATGGTGAATCGTCCTGATGGCATTACAACCCATTTCTTTAAGTATCCTGAGCTGGCGGGCCATAGCGCTGTAGTTATAAGCTGTCCCCATCGCCCCCCAATCGCTGTTCATACAGACACCTCTGATCTTCGTATAAATTCCATTGAGCTGAAAACCTTTCGCGGAGTCAAACCGGATATCACGTATACCCAAGGGCTTTCTCAGGCAATCTATCACCTGACTGCCCTGCCTGAGTTCAATTTCCCATGTGTATAGATAAGGGCTTTCCGGTGACCAGGGTTTAATGTCTTCTAATGTAAGTTTCCAGTTAATGCGTTGTCTGCCGGGACGAGGTTTTATTGAACCTCTTTTTTGAGCTACCTGAAAATTATTCTCATCAAAAATGGTCGTTTTGACCTGAATCGGCAGGGTCGACAAGTGGCGTTGCGCTTCCAGTTCTTTTTTCTCATATGGATCCGTTATCTCCTTAATAGCCGGCATACCAATATTATCTATCACGAGCTCCTGTGTCAGCTCAGCCACTGCTCCAGCCATCCTTTTTGAAGGTGTCACTTCATCCCGGGAAGGCATTTTAATGGTTGCATATAAATAACTTTCATTATCGTCTACTGTAATGGGCTTTTTTTTCACCAGCCAGACATTACGGTTAATGCCTGAACCCGTATACCAGTCCGCAACAGGTTGCTGACTGTTATCCACACGCACCACTAATACATTGGGCCTTTCATCAAAATGCAGGTATTTGGAAAGTTCATAGGTAAATCCCAGCACACCGTCCGGCTGATCCCCTAATGCATGACCGTTGATCCATACTGTGCTATTGCGGTAAACGCCATCAAATTCTATATAAACATGCTTATATCTGTCCGAAGAAGGCAGGTTAAAGGTTTTCCTGTACCACCCTGTCCCCATTGGAAGAGCACTTCCCCGGTTTCGTTCGGCATGTTCACGGGAAAATGTCCCGAATATGCTCCAGTCATGTGGCAGCATAACCGGATGCCAGTGTGTAGTGTCCAGTTTACCGTAAAAGGGCAATTCCGCTCCCACAAAAACCTGGGCACTGTCCAGCTTTCCATAATGGAAATTCCAGCGTTGATTAAAGCTGATTTTTTCGGTTCCGACACTATGACCAAAGTCATGCGAAGTGCACCCGCTTATACAAGCCAGCCCAAAAACAATAATAAAAACATGAATATGTATAAATGTATTATGCCGCATAAATTGCTGCTCAGATTGTTTGTTTCTATCTTTATCCTGAATAAAGGCAAATTTAAACAAAATCAGGCAGCCAGCATCCGTTTAAAGTACACTGCCGGTTTTGGATACCAGGCATACGGTCCATCGTACGCCATCCAGACATTCTTATAAAGAGTCCCTTAAATGAATCTTAAAAGGAACCGGTATCAACGCTTTTTTGCCCTCAGATATTAACGCAGCCGCCTCTTTGCCCATGGCAATAAAGTCCGTCGAAATAGTTGTAATGCCGCTCAGGATAATTCTTTTGATAGGGGTTTCGTTATAGGATATCACACCAATATCCTTCCCTGTCACAAGTTGCCGGTCTTTAGCAATCTCAATCAACCTGACCAGGTCATCTTCCATCACCGTGATATAAACATCTCCGGTCTGTATCTGTACAAATTTTGTATTTGGAAAAATATCATATTCAAAACCCGTCTCTTCACAGAACTTCTTAAACCCGCAGATAATCTCCTGTGGATAGTAGCTCTTATCCGGAAAAATTAAAACGAGTCGCCTGTAGTTTTTGATCCTGGGAAGCGCGGCCTGTAAGGCACCGCGGATATCTTCTTCAAAACGTTCATAAACAGCGCTGTAGCCCATATCGGGCTCCATAAAAGGCATCTTTTTATCCAGCATGATCAATTTGTCTTTTGGGATCTGTTCCACCAATTCCTGTACCGGCGGATCGCCTTCCAAAAAATGAGTGATCAATACATAGTAAGAATATTGATCCAATCTTTCCAACAAGATCTTTTTAAACAAATTAAAATCATTGTTATAAATATAAAAGTCGATCTGGGATTCCGGATCCAGCGCTGCCACAAAAGCATCATAGAGTATTTTCTTATGGGCACTGAGTTTATTAAACAATAACAGGATCTTGTGCCGCTTTTTCTGGACTTTTGAAGCAATAAAAAAACCTTTACCGGGCACGGAATCCAATACCCCTATTTTTTTTAAATGCCGATAGCCCTTTTCAGCGGTATCTCTGGAAATTTCCAGCGATGCACTGAGTTCATTGATGGAAGGTAAAACATCATCTTTTCGCAAAACACCGGACTCTACAGCCGTAATAATACTGCTGGCGAGCTGCGTATATTTTGGCGTCGCTGAATATGGATCTATTTTAATTAATTCAATAACATTCACGTCTCAATCAATTCATTATTTTTTAAAAGATCAACCCCTTCAAAAATAATGAATTTTATCCGCTTGCACTGTTTTTAATCTCTAGCTCTTAGGAGCTGACAGGATTTTTATCTGGGTCATGGTCTGTTCCCTGGTAACGGGATAGGGCGAACCTGTATGAAGGGTCTGATAAACAACATCAAACAAGCCCAGATAATTGGAAGAAAGCTCAGCGATTTTAGTTTGTGAGAATGCTAGCCACTTCATCATTGTCAACATGAACACCCTGGAGCTTTAATATTCCGATTACATGTTTAGCAGAAACCTTTTTATCGATAAAGGTAAAATAAAGTATGTCAGGGGTGGGTTCCACCAAACTCCTCAATCATTCTATCAATAACGGCTTCATTAATATCTTTAACCATAAACATCTTCACAATTACATTGGCTTGATATTTAACTTGAAAAAAAAGCACCCTTCCATAAATCTTATACCATACACTCCCTTTTTCAAATACAAAGGACTTTTCGTCACCTTCAATGTTAAATTCTTTGTCTTTAACAAAATAAGTAATCAGTACTTTCCCATCCTGCTTTTCAATGCTCGTAATATAGCCTCTTGCCCAGGATCTATATTCAACAATATTTAGGA containing:
- a CDS encoding SusC/RagA family TonB-linked outer membrane protein; translated protein: MNCLTKIRALLPIACLFMLVGSAKAQNQKEIKGIVQDGGTQQPISGASVQATGTKIGTLTDAEGHFSLRIPDTVSRITVSYVGFEVVTLPLAGQSGDITVNLKAADKTLQDIVVVGYGTQKKVTISGAVASVQGTDLQKAPVTNLSNSLAGRLPGVTAVQSTGEPGYDGSKIRIRGTNSLGNSDALIVIDGVPNRAGGLERLNPADIESVSVLKDASAAIYGSRAGNGVILITTKQGKTGKPRLSYDFSYGLQRPTRTPEMSDAVEYGKIRNELNIYDNVPTDEWAAASAAFASDGQYITKDDHNKVEAAFTTEELKKYADGSDPLHYPNTDWFGTTLKNWSPQTRHNVQLSGGSDNIHYLASLGYLNQDAYYKNSATGYQQYDMRINLEANINKYVKVSLGVTAREEYRHFPTLGAGDIFRMLMRGKPTEIEVWPNGLPGPDIEYGQNPYVITTDLTGYDRDKRDYFQTNGKLEIKIPGVEGLKVTGTASIDKMHGRRKLWQIPWTLYFWESGDFLEDGKTPDLTGHIRSPYTDPRLKQWAASQLAVNLTGLVDYQRTFGDAHEVTFLAGVSREKVDNDDFYAFRRYFISAYLDQFNAGGSGEQDLGNDGPTGNPYGLYQRARLSYFGRVGYNYKERYIAEFLWRSDGSYIFPPDKRFGFFPGVSLAWRISEENFWKNNLSFINNFKLRGSWGRMGAEAYIPGTSNLAEYQYMASMRYGSYILGGEETKSLFEWVVNNPNFTWETANNMDIGFDASLLNNHVSVEFDYFHNKRTNILIDQRNSIPESSGITDKLPPVNLGEVENKGWEFKVGYVGDAGDWHYSASVNGGYAKNKIIYWDETPGAPDYQKSTGAPVGAFLAYQYDGVFADQAAVDANKIDYNDITGQIRPGDMKFKDVNSDGRIDGDDQVRLDKTGDPSFTTGLNLNVDYKGFDLSVLFQGAFGGLQYIGLTESGDIGNFTKYAYDHRWTVDNHSSEYPRLANRNNTYYTDMAVAGNNTYWLRNNNYVRLKNLELGYTLPADLLEKAGISRLRFFVNGLNLITWDKIKIWDPESTSSNGQYYPQAKIINFGLSVQF
- a CDS encoding DinB family protein, with translation MENTADQLGQFMMNAYFGKNWTEVDFKHVLSDVTLEEANTKIDPLNTIAGIIYHLDYYVSIVLKRLQGEMLPSNAKNGFDIETLPSVDSWQQLLESFYNHAEKFAATIRLMNDDQLLNDFQDRQYGNNIYNIQGIVEHAYYHMGQIVLLKKMIRSGKFV
- a CDS encoding glycoside hydrolase family 2 TIM barrel-domain containing protein, with the translated sequence MRHNTFIHIHVFIIVFGLACISGCTSHDFGHSVGTEKISFNQRWNFHYGKLDSAQVFVGAELPFYGKLDTTHWHPVMLPHDWSIFGTFSREHAERNRGSALPMGTGWYRKTFNLPSSDRYKHVYIEFDGVYRNSTVWINGHALGDQPDGVLGFTYELSKYLHFDERPNVLVVRVDNSQQPVADWYTGSGINRNVWLVKKKPITVDDNESYLYATIKMPSRDEVTPSKRMAGAVAELTQELVIDNIGMPAIKEITDPYEKKELEAQRHLSTLPIQVKTTIFDENNFQVAQKRGSIKPRPGRQRINWKLTLEDIKPWSPESPYLYTWEIELRQGSQVIDCLRKPLGIRDIRFDSAKGFQLNGIYTKIRGVCMNSDWGAMGTAYNYSAMARQLRILKEMGCNAIRTIHHPPAPEMLSLCDSMGFLVMDEAFDDWRSLAAEADKDSNATHIYLQQLAGFIKRDRSHPSVMLWSLGNTGHLESDIVSVRMAKGMVAVIKNLDSTRPVTAAMRILEPGENKLAGSGILDVLGFNYHSEGYDSLPHFYPGRPFLATETADALGTRNEYDVKIPDSTVYLPKNPRRRYADTTGTHWAVGAYDRYAAPWGMTHETALQSIRSRDFIAGGFVWTGFDYMGGTLPYPFPARSAYCGIIDLAGLHKDVYYMYQSEWADKPVLHVFPHWNWKPGDTVNVWAYYSQADEVELLLNGQSLGKRSKGDGKAGDTPLHVSWRVPFKAGKLEAISRKDGVTVLTQEIKTGGPAARLVASVDQAYFRGIIGDLIFVTVRLTDENGVLVPNDDQNVVFSVKGPATLVGLSNGYQAGLLSPKGNVYKTWKGKIVAIIEPKVSKGHIELDMKADGLEQVRHSILVGE
- a CDS encoding GntR family transcriptional regulator; the encoded protein is MNVIELIKIDPYSATPKYTQLASSIITAVESGVLRKDDVLPSINELSASLEISRDTAEKGYRHLKKIGVLDSVPGKGFFIASKVQKKRHKILLLFNKLSAHKKILYDAFVAALDPESQIDFYIYNNDFNLFKKILLERLDQYSYYVLITHFLEGDPPVQELVEQIPKDKLIMLDKKMPFMEPDMGYSAVYERFEEDIRGALQAALPRIKNYRRLVLIFPDKSYYPQEIICGFKKFCEETGFEYDIFPNTKFVQIQTGDVYITVMEDDLVRLIEIAKDRQLVTGKDIGVISYNETPIKRIILSGITTISTDFIAMGKEAAALISEGKKALIPVPFKIHLRDSL